The following nucleotide sequence is from Acinetobacter equi.
CTACTGGTTTATCTGGTGTTTTTAAACCTGCACGAGACAATTTAATTGAAGATGATAAAGCTTCAATCGCCTCATCTTGTCCAAAAACAACACGTTTTAAATCACGTTCTAAATTTGCTAAAACAGTTTTATCATCTTTAGAAACAGTTTTTGGTGGAATACGTGCAATTTTTGCCACAATATCTTCAATATTTTCAATTGTGATTTGCGTATCATCTTGCTCTGCTTTTAGGCGGCGCTGTGCACCGGCTTCATCAATAACATCAATCGCTTTATCTGGAAGAAAGCGATCATTAATATATTTAGCAGATAATTCAACCGCAGATACTAAAGCTTTATCATCATATTTAACATGATGAAATTCTTCAAATTTAGATTTTAAACCACGTAAAATATCAATAGTTTCTGAAATTGATGGTTCATTGACATCAATTTTTTGGAAACGGCGTGATAATGCATGATCTTTTTCAAAAACTTGGCGATATTCTTGGAATGTCGTTGAACCAATACAACGCAAACTTCCATTTGCCAAAGCAGGTTTGATTAAGTTTGATGCATCCATCGTACTGCCCATACTAGAGCCAGCACCAATAATCATGTGAATTTCATCGATAAATAAAACAGCTTCTGGCTTTTTCTTTAAAACATTTAATAATTGTTTTAAACGTTTTTCAAAATCACCACGATATTTAGTACCTGCAACTAATGCACCAATATCTAGACTATAAACTACAGCATCTGCAAGTGGTTTTGGTGCTTTTCCATTTACGATTAACCATGCTAAACCTTCAGCAATTGAAGTTTTACCAACACCAGGATCACCTACAAGCAATGGATTATTTTTACGGCGACGACATAAAATTTGCGCTGCTCGTTCAATTTCTTTTTCACGACCAATTAAAGGATCTGTTTTACCTTTTGATGCTTCAACATTTAAATTCGTTGTATAGAGCTCTAAAGGTCCAGCATTAGCAGATGATGCTTGCTCACCATCCAACTCTTCCACTTCTTCCTCAACATGTTCTTCTTCCTTACGTGTTCCATGAGAAAGATATTGAGTTAAAGTTAAACGATTAATTTGGTGACGTTTTAATAAATAAACGGCAAATGAATCTCTTTCTGAATACATTGCAACCAAAATATCAGCACCTTCTACCGTACGGTCACTGCCGCTTGATTGAACATGGAAAATTGCGCGTTGCAAAATTCGATCAAAACTCTCCGTTGGATGAGGTGATTGATCACTATTTTCAGGAAGTTTTGGCGTATGTTGTTCTACATATTCCTCAAGTTCTTTACGTAACGTAATAATATCTGCTCCACATGCTTTTAAAGCATTAACCGCAGAATCATTATCTAATAAAGCCAATAACAAATGTTCAACCGTCAAAAACTCATGTCTCTTTTGACGAGCCATGCTCACTGCTAAGCGTAATGATACTTCTAATTGTCTACTCAGCATATGCAATTCCCCTTAACTTTTAGGCTCGATCTGACATAATAAAGGATGTCCTTGAGAACGAGCGTAATTATTGACTTGATTGGCTTTCGTCTCAGCAATATCTCGAGGATACTCGCCAGCAATACCTTTCCCTTCATAATGTACAGTTAGCATTACTTGAGTCGCTTGGTCAAGATTCATTGAGAAATATTGTTGTAAAATTTCAATAACAAAGTCCATTGGTGTATAGTCATCATTCATTAAAACAACAACATATAACGGTGGACGTTTTAATTGTGGTGGTGCCGTTTGAACTGCAATATCACCATCTTCATGTAATGAGTCATCATTTTGACTTAAACGAACATCGAGGTGCCAATCAACTAATCCTGATTGAGCAAATGTTTGTTTTGCTTCATTTAAGCAAATTGGATGTTTATATGTACGCATAAATTCTTTATTACTCAAAGTTTATTGAGCATTGGGTTGAACTTGAGGAATTTCCGAGATAAAAGCAGATGGAGCTTCCACAGCTTCACCACGTGCCCAATTAAATCGCTTCGCAACTGGAACAGAACCAGAAATACGAACTTCAATATATTGTGGTGTAAATCCTTTAGGCATTGTCCAACGCCCAGTCAAACGTTCAAAATTTTCAAAATTAAACTGGCTTTTTTCCATAGGTACAGCTAAGACCTCAGAGCCTCGAATTAATCTTATTTCCACATTACCAGTAGCATAACGATTATTTGGTGAAACTTGTATTAAATCAACTTGATATTCATATGCATTATCTGGTAAAGGTTTAATTCCCAAATTTTGAA
It contains:
- the clpA gene encoding ATP-dependent Clp protease ATP-binding subunit ClpA codes for the protein MLSRQLEVSLRLAVSMARQKRHEFLTVEHLLLALLDNDSAVNALKACGADIITLRKELEEYVEQHTPKLPENSDQSPHPTESFDRILQRAIFHVQSSGSDRTVEGADILVAMYSERDSFAVYLLKRHQINRLTLTQYLSHGTRKEEEHVEEEVEELDGEQASSANAGPLELYTTNLNVEASKGKTDPLIGREKEIERAAQILCRRRKNNPLLVGDPGVGKTSIAEGLAWLIVNGKAPKPLADAVVYSLDIGALVAGTKYRGDFEKRLKQLLNVLKKKPEAVLFIDEIHMIIGAGSSMGSTMDASNLIKPALANGSLRCIGSTTFQEYRQVFEKDHALSRRFQKIDVNEPSISETIDILRGLKSKFEEFHHVKYDDKALVSAVELSAKYINDRFLPDKAIDVIDEAGAQRRLKAEQDDTQITIENIEDIVAKIARIPPKTVSKDDKTVLANLERDLKRVVFGQDEAIEALSSSIKLSRAGLKTPDKPVGSFVFAGPTGVGKTEVTKQLAKVLGVELIRFDMSEYMERHAVSRLIGAPPGYVGFDQGGLLTDAIHKNPHAVLLLDEIEKAHPDVFNLLLQIMDHGSLTDNNGRKSDFRNVILVLTTNVGAESISRVSIGFTEQDNSRDNQEAMKKAFSPEFRNRLDGVIQFQALPTTVIENVVDKFLTELQAQLDEKKVLLDVDQSARTWLAEKGYDRLMGARPMQRLIQEQLKKPLAEMILFGELADHGGNVTVSVKKEHGKVIGLHLEVYEDETIEPA
- the clpS gene encoding ATP-dependent Clp protease adapter ClpS gives rise to the protein MRTYKHPICLNEAKQTFAQSGLVDWHLDVRLSQNDDSLHEDGDIAVQTAPPQLKRPPLYVVVLMNDDYTPMDFVIEILQQYFSMNLDQATQVMLTVHYEGKGIAGEYPRDIAETKANQVNNYARSQGHPLLCQIEPKS